In Dasypus novemcinctus isolate mDasNov1 chromosome 10, mDasNov1.1.hap2, whole genome shotgun sequence, one DNA window encodes the following:
- the C10H11orf86 gene encoding uncharacterized protein C11orf86 homolog, whose translation MGTGQRSQSWRGPRTPYGKLQEPLGKTPEGRLHRALSLRQGPKKPRSQGLDGGTEGSDAPSQEQVQGSLEDNEQLIQAQRGGSRRWLRQYQQVRRRWQNFVSSFPSVTLSRPAPPEPPLGTTS comes from the exons ATGGGGACAGGGCAGCGCAGCCAGTCCTGGCGAGGACCCCGAACCCCCTACGGCAAGCTCCAGGAGCCCTTGGGGAAGACCCCCGAGGGCCGACTCCACCGGGCGCTGAGCCTCAGACAGGGGCCCAAGAAGCCCAGGTCCCAGGGCCTCGATGGTGGCACGGAAGGGTCGGATGCCCCCAGTCAGGAGCAGGTGCAGGGGAGTCTGGAGGACAATGAGCAGCTGATCCAAGCCCAGCGAGGAGGCAGCCGGCGGTGGCTGAGACAGTACCAACAG GTCAGGAGAAGATGGCAAAACTTTGTCTCCAGCTTCCCCAGCGTGACCCTGAGTCGGCCAGCGCCCCCAGAGCCCCCGCTGGGCACCACCAGCTAA